One window of the Trifolium pratense cultivar HEN17-A07 linkage group LG2, ARS_RC_1.1, whole genome shotgun sequence genome contains the following:
- the LOC123907929 gene encoding pathogenesis-related protein PR-1-like, protein MNLRCFSFIPFLLILTFTSHVSANYKHSNYRSFTNQFLIPQNIARVAVGQQPLVWDDKLMHYAQWYANQRRDDCVLEHSNGPYGENIFWGSGFGWNPAQAVSAWVDEKQYYNYGQNSCVDGEMCGHYTQIVWGSTTKVGCASVVCSDNKGTFMTCNYDPPGNYYGERPY, encoded by the coding sequence ATGAATCTTAGGTGTTTTAGTTTCATCCCTTTTCTGCTGATTCTCACATTCACTTCCCATGTAAGTGCCAATTATAAACATTCCAATTACAGAAGCTTCACAAACCAATTTCTGATTCCACAGAACATTGCTCGAGTTGCGGTGGGGCAACAACCGTTAGTGTGGGACGATAAGCTAATGCATTACGCACAATGGTACGCGAACCAGAGGCGCGATGACTGTGTCTTGGAACATTCTAATGGGCCATATGGTGAGAATATTTTTTGGGGTAGTGGTTTTGGGTGGAATCCAGCACAAGCAGTGAGTGCTTGGGTGGATGAAAAACAGTATTACAATTATGGGCAAAATTCTTGTGTTGATGGAGAAATGTGTGGACATTATACACAAATTGTGTGGGGTAGCACTACCAAAGTTGGATGTGCTAGTGTTGTGTGTTCTGATAATAAAGGTACTTTCATGACTTGTAACTATGATCCTCCTGGAAATTACTATGGAGAGAGACCTTATTGA
- the LOC123908939 gene encoding pathogenesis-related protein PR-1-like, with translation MNLRSFSFTLFLLILTLASLVSANYIPHKKRSNPRRFINKFLIPQNIARVAVGQRPLVWDDKLMHYAQWYANQRRNDCALEHSNGPYGENIFWGSGFGWKPAQAVSAWVDEKQYYNYGQNSCVDGEMCGHYTQIVWGSTTKVGCASVVCSDNKGTFMTCNYDPPGNYYGEKPY, from the coding sequence ATGAACCTTAGAAGTTTTAGTTTCACCCTTTTTCTGCTGATTCTCACATTGGCTTCCCTTGTAAGTGCCAATTATATTCCTCACAAAAAACGTTCCAATCCAAGAAGATTCATAAACAAATTTCTGATTCCACAGAACATTGCTCGAGTTGCGGTGGGGCAACGACCGTTAGTGTGGGACGATAAGCTAATGCATTATGCACAATGGTACGCGAACCAGAGGCGCAACGACTGTGCCTTGGAACATTCTAATGGGCCATATGGTGAGAATATTTTTTGGGGTAGTGGTTTTGGGTGGAAACCAGCACAAGCAGTGAGTGCTTGGGTGGATGAAAAACAGTATTACAATTATGGGCAAAATTCTTGTGTTGATGGAGAAATGTGTGGACATTATACACAAATTGTGTGGGGTAGCACTACCAAAGTTGGATGTGCTAGTGTTGTGTGTTCTGATAATAAAGGTACTTTCATGACTTGTAACTATGATCCTCCTGGAAATTACTATGGAGAGAAACCTTATTGA